From the Lathyrus oleraceus cultivar Zhongwan6 chromosome 4, CAAS_Psat_ZW6_1.0, whole genome shotgun sequence genome, one window contains:
- the LOC127137745 gene encoding DEAD-box ATP-dependent RNA helicase 31: MQREIKEKEEKWSGAVYFDAVKGTLAFSHVLVMYSDEFRKSKGLILATSDVSARGVDYLDVTLVVQVGLPADRKQYIHRLGRTGRRGKEGQGILLLAPWEEFFLATAKDLPIGKALVPSTDPDTKKKVERALSNVEMKNKEAAYQAWLGYYNSNKKVGKDKYRLVELANEFSRCMGLDSPPAIPKLVLGKMGLKNIPGLRSK, from the exons ATGCAGAGAGAGATAAAAGAGAAGGAAGAAAAATGGAGCGGCGCCGTCTATTTTGACGCTGTTAAAGGAACTCTCGCTTTCTCTCACGTCTTAGTCATG tattctgATGAATTCCGGAAGTCAAAGGGTCTCATCTTGGCTACTTCGGATGTATCTGCACGTGGAGTTGATTATCTAGATGTTACTCTTGTTGT ACAGGTTGGTCTACCGGCTGATAGAAAACAATATATACATCGACTAGGTAGAACGGGGCGAAGAGGAAAAGAAGGGCAGGGCATACTGCTACTAGCTCCTTGGGAAGAGTTCTTTTTAGCTACTGCAAAAGATTTACCTATTGGGAAAGCTCTGGTCCCTTCAACTGATCCTGACACTAAGAAAAAG GTGGAAAGGGCTCTATCCAATGTGGAGATGAAAAATAAAGAAGCAGCATATCAGGCATGGCTTGGTTACTACAACTCTAACAAGAAAGTGGGGAAAGATAAGTATAGGTTAGTGGAGCTTGCAAATGAGTTCAGTCGATGCATGGGGCTTGATAGCCCTCCAGCTATTCCTAAGCTTGTCCTTGGCAAGATGGGTCTTAAAAATATCCCTGGTTTACGTTCCAAATAG
- the LOC127075742 gene encoding uncharacterized protein LOC127075742, with protein MGAACCVAARDKTIQSGPTSEIWHRNVRCSPTWSLRWDHRGRVAGEDTTINWFSDDVGRNDRLENKNGSHISEDGSPSQNYQRNRWLKSPISEGAARHTKSFSDQSIPRNVSMDGRMEQVKELEELSAVSCPFPTKTSPTLSSTSLSISPLPSQSRPPPSSSTPLRRPSHSTGHQLSRQVSDSRIMRFKSPSNFDVSEERPVFPSWSNEYGMHSGGGSSDYCSRPGLTELTGNSPMERWSFDSESFGFNCERLARFSNRFSTSPVDLQTCGVCSNLLTEKSSWSSQKLIVNNDLCVVSVLICGHVYHAECLESMTPEINKYDPACPVCTFGEKQARKLFEKTLKAEMDSKARNKKSRTQIVDNDIDDGSVVFDQFKDKKRQSKSPRMDSSSSKRSSSAKPFLSRHFSFGSKGSKSMLDNHPTRKKGFFWAKSSRE; from the exons ATGGGTGCTGCTTGTTGTGTTGCAGCCAGAGATAAAACTATTCAAAGTGGACCAACTAGTGAAATCTGGCATAGGAATGTTCGTTGTTCCCCGACATGGAGCTTGAGGTGGGATCATCGAGGACGTGTAGCTGGAGAAGATACTACTATAAATTGGTTTTCGGATGATGTTGGCCGAAATGATAGGTTGGAGAATAAAAATGGATCACATATATCCGAGGATGGAAGCCCGTCGCAGAATTATCAAAGGAATAGATGGCTAAAGTCCCCAATCTCTGAAGGAGCTGCCAGACACACAAAATCATTTTCTG ATCAATCTATTCCAAGGAATGTTTCCATGGATGGGAGAATGGAGCAG GTGAAGGAGTTGGAAGAGCTATCAGCAGTATCATGTCCATTTCCTACAAAAACTTCACCCACATTGTCTTCTACTTCGTTGTCAATATCTCCTCTGCCATCTCAAAGCCGTCCACCTCCATCGAGCTCAACACCATTAAGGCGGCCCTCCCACTCCACAGGACACCAGTTATCACGACAAGTTTCTGATAGCCGAATCATGAGATTTAAGTCACCTAGCAATTTTGATGTATCTGAAGAAAGGCCCGTGTTTCCTTCATGGAGCAATGAATATGGTATGCACTCTGGTGGTGGGTCTTCAGATTATTGCTCTAGGCCTGGCTTGACTGAGCTGACGGGCAATTCTCCCATGGAAAGATGGTCATTTGATAGCGAGTCATTTGGTTTTAATTGTGAAAGGTTGGCTAGATTCAGTAATCGGTTTTCAACTTCTCCAGTTGATTTACAAACATGCGGTGTTTGCTCAAATCTTTTAACCGAAAAGTCTTCTTGGAGCTCTCAAAAGCTTATTGTAAATAATGACCTTTGTGTAGTTTCAGTTCTTATTTGTGGACATGTCTATCATGCTGAATGCTTAGAGAGTATGACACCTGAAATCAACAAGTATGATCCAGCTTGCCCTGTTTGCACTTTTGGCGAGAAACAAGCTCGTAAATTATTTGAAAAAACTTTGAAAGCAGAAATGGATTCAAAAGCTCGAAATAAGAAATCAAGGACCCAAATTGTGGATAATGATATTGATGACGGTTCTGTTGTATTCGATCAGTTTAAAGATAAAAAGCGTCAAAGTAAAAGTCCTAGAATGGACTCTAGTTCTAGCAAAAGAAGCTCTTCTGCGAAACCTTTTCTGAGTAGACACTTCTCATTTGGCTCAAAGGGTTCCAAAAGCATGTTAGATAATCACCCAACCCGAAAGAAGGGCTTTTTCTGGGCAAAATCTAGCAGGGAATAA